The proteins below come from a single Mya arenaria isolate MELC-2E11 chromosome 6, ASM2691426v1 genomic window:
- the LOC128237033 gene encoding uncharacterized protein LOC128237033: MFQVNVPKTRKTFCKGKNCKKHTLHKVTQYKAGKASLYAQGKRRYDRKQSGYGGQTKPIFHKKAKTTKKIVLRMECTSCKYRKQLPIKRCKHFELGGDKKRKGQMIQF, translated from the exons ATGTTTCAGGTGAACGTACCAAAGACACGGAAGACCTTCTGCAAGGGGAAGAACTGTAAGAAGCACACGCTTCACAAGGTCACACAGTACAAGGCTGGCAAGGCTTCCCTCTACGCCCAGG gAAAGAGGCGTTACGACAGAAAGCAGAGTGGATATGGTGGTCAGACCAAACCCATCTTCCACAAAAag GCAAAGACAACCAAGAAGATTGTGTTGAGAATGGAGTGCACAAGCTGTAAATACAGGAAACAGTTGCCCATCAAGCGATGCAAACATTTTGAGCTTGGAGGAGACAAAAAGAGAAAG ggCCAGATGATCCAGTTTTAG
- the LOC128237030 gene encoding acetyl-CoA acetyltransferase, cytosolic-like isoform X1 — MSETDVVIVSGVRTAIGNLNGGLSSQPAHALGAACIRELLARSGVHGDAVSEVILGQVLTAGEGQNPARQASVGAGIPYSVPSIGVNMLCGSGLKAVAMGYQAIKAGDSSVVIAGGQESMSRARHCVHMREGTKFGDVSMVDTMMKDGLTDAFNNYHMGITAENVARQWGVSREDQDQFALQSQKRCAAAQQAGRFKKEIVPVQVKTRAGVKEVVDDEFPRPTSTLEGFQKLRPAFITDGSGTVTAGNASGINDGAAAVLMMSQAQATSLGLVPMATIISWAQSGVDPAVMGTGPIVAVQKALEKAGWSKDSVDVFELNEAFAAQSLAVIRDLGLPVDKVNVNGGALALGHPIGASGARVLVTLLHVMEAGGLHRGVAALCIGGGMGIAMCVQR, encoded by the exons atgtCTGAGACAGATGTTGTTATTGTATCTGGTGTCCGCACTGCAATAG GAAATCTGAATGGTGGCCTGTCCAGCCAGCCTGCCCATGCGCTTGGTGCAGCCTGTATCCGTGAGCTGCTGGCAAGGTCTGGTGTCCATGGAGACGCAGTGTCAGAGGTCATCCTGGGTCAGGTACTTACTGCAG GTGAAGGGCAGAACCCCGCACGTCAGGCAAGTGTTGGGGCAGGGATTCCCTACAGTGTCCCTTCCATAGGCGTCAACATGCTGTGTGGGTCTGGACTAAAGGCGGTTGCCATGGGTTACCAAGCAATAAAGGCGGGAGACTCTTCAGTGGTCATTGCTGGAGGTCAGGAAAGCATGAGCAGG GCCCGTCACTGTGTGCACATGAGGGAGGGGACCAAGTTTGGTGATGTGTCCATGGTGGATACAATGATGAaagacggactgacggacgcCTTCAACAACTACCACATGGGCATCACTG CGGAGAACGTAGCGCGACAATGGGGCGTATCTCGGGAGGACCAGGATCAGTTTGCCCTGCAGTCCCAGAAGCGTTGCGCTGCAGCCCAGCAGGCTGGACGCTTCAAGAAGGAAATAGTACCTGTCCAGGTTAAAACAAGGGCAG GTGTGAAGGAGGTTGTTGATGATGAGTTCCCGCGTCCCACATCCACCCTGGAGGGCTTTCAGAAACTGAGGCCTGCCTTTATCACCGATGGATCTGGCACCGTCACTGCTGGCAACGCCTCGG GTATAAATGATGGTGCAGCAGCTGTGTTGATGATGTCGCAAGCGCAGGCCACATCACTGGGGCTGGTTCCCATGGCAACAATCATATCCTGGGCCCAGTCAGGGGTTGATCCTGCGGTCATGGGAACAGGTCCCATAGTAGCTGTGCAGAAAGCT CTGGAGAAAGCAGGCTGGAGTAAGGACAGTGTTGATGTGTTTGAGTTGAATGAGGCATTTGCTGCACAGTCTTTAGCGGTCATTAGAGACCTTGGGCTGCCGGTAGACAAG GTGAATGTGAATGGTGGAGCCTTGGCACTGGGTCATCCTATTGGAGCAAGCGGTGCACGTGTACTTGTCACCCTACTGCACGTGATGGAGGCAGGAGGGCTGCACAGAGGTGTGGCTGCCCTCTGTATCGGCGGGGGCATGGGTATTGCCATGTGTGTGCAGAGATGA
- the LOC128237030 gene encoding acetyl-CoA acetyltransferase, cytosolic-like isoform X2, with the protein MSETDVVIVSGVRTAIGNLNGGLSSQPAHALGAACIRELLARSGVHGDAVSEVILGQVLTAGEGQNPARQASVGAGIPYSVPSIGVNMLCGSGLKAVAMGYQAIKAGDSSVVIAGGQESMSRARHCVHMREGTKFGDVSMVDTMMKDGLTDAFNNYHMGITAENVARQWGVSREDQDQFALQSQKRCAAAQQAGRFKKEIVPVQVKTRAGVKEVVDDEFPRPTSTLEGFQKLRPAFITDGSGTVTAGNASGINDGAAAVLMMSQAQATSLGLVPMATIISWAQSGVDPAVMGTGPIVAVQKALEKAGWSRDNYDVFVCVSAGESRLESGQL; encoded by the exons atgtCTGAGACAGATGTTGTTATTGTATCTGGTGTCCGCACTGCAATAG GAAATCTGAATGGTGGCCTGTCCAGCCAGCCTGCCCATGCGCTTGGTGCAGCCTGTATCCGTGAGCTGCTGGCAAGGTCTGGTGTCCATGGAGACGCAGTGTCAGAGGTCATCCTGGGTCAGGTACTTACTGCAG GTGAAGGGCAGAACCCCGCACGTCAGGCAAGTGTTGGGGCAGGGATTCCCTACAGTGTCCCTTCCATAGGCGTCAACATGCTGTGTGGGTCTGGACTAAAGGCGGTTGCCATGGGTTACCAAGCAATAAAGGCGGGAGACTCTTCAGTGGTCATTGCTGGAGGTCAGGAAAGCATGAGCAGG GCCCGTCACTGTGTGCACATGAGGGAGGGGACCAAGTTTGGTGATGTGTCCATGGTGGATACAATGATGAaagacggactgacggacgcCTTCAACAACTACCACATGGGCATCACTG CGGAGAACGTAGCGCGACAATGGGGCGTATCTCGGGAGGACCAGGATCAGTTTGCCCTGCAGTCCCAGAAGCGTTGCGCTGCAGCCCAGCAGGCTGGACGCTTCAAGAAGGAAATAGTACCTGTCCAGGTTAAAACAAGGGCAG GTGTGAAGGAGGTTGTTGATGATGAGTTCCCGCGTCCCACATCCACCCTGGAGGGCTTTCAGAAACTGAGGCCTGCCTTTATCACCGATGGATCTGGCACCGTCACTGCTGGCAACGCCTCGG GTATAAATGATGGTGCAGCAGCTGTGTTGATGATGTCGCAAGCGCAGGCCACATCACTGGGGCTGGTTCCCATGGCAACAATCATATCCTGGGCCCAGTCAGGGGTTGATCCTGCGGTCATGGGAACAGGTCCCATAGTAGCTGTGCAGAAAGCT CTGGAGAAAGCAGGCTGGAGTCGGGACAATTATGatgtgtttgtctgtgtttcAGCTGGAGAAAGCAGACTGGAGTCGGGACAATTATGa